In Clostridium sp. DL-VIII, the following proteins share a genomic window:
- a CDS encoding conjugal transfer protein translates to MKKIRSYTSIWSVEKVLYSINDFKLPFPITFTQMTWFVLSLFVVMLLENIPPLSMINGAFLKYFGIPMGITWFMCQKTFDGKKPYGFLKSFIAYIIRPKVTYAGKPVKLHNQRMNEAITIVRSEVYGISN, encoded by the coding sequence ATGAAAAAAATAAGAAGTTATACAAGTATATGGTCAGTGGAAAAAGTGCTTTATTCTATTAATGATTTTAAGTTACCATTTCCAATTACCTTTACGCAAATGACATGGTTTGTTTTGTCACTGTTTGTTGTTATGCTGCTAGAAAATATACCGCCACTTTCTATGATAAATGGGGCTTTTTTAAAATATTTTGGAATTCCAATGGGGATAACTTGGTTTATGTGTCAGAAGACCTTTGATGGAAAGAAGCCTTATGGATTTTTAAAATCTTTTATTGCGTACATTATTAGACCAAAAGTAACTTATGCAGGTAAACCAGTGAAGCTTCACAACCAGAGGATGAACGAGGCAATAACAATAGTAAGGAGTGAAGTTTATGGCATATCCAATTAA
- a CDS encoding antirestriction protein ArdA, protein MEMHVYIANLGKYNEGELVGAWFTPPIDIEDMKEKIGLNGEYEEYAIHDYELPFDIDEYTPIEEINRLCALAEELEGTHIEFEMREIQTSFFSSFEEMAEHVDDIIYYPDCDDMDDVARYVIKETGTFGEMPASLQDYIDYESYGRDLELNGNFLVTAHGVFEYIG, encoded by the coding sequence ATGGAGATGCATGTTTATATTGCAAATTTAGGTAAATACAACGAAGGTGAATTGGTTGGAGCTTGGTTTACTCCACCTATTGACATAGAAGACATGAAAGAAAAAATAGGCTTAAATGGTGAATATGAAGAGTATGCCATACATGATTATGAATTACCTTTTGATATTGACGAATATACTCCGATTGAGGAAATTAATCGTTTATGTGCTTTGGCTGAAGAACTTGAAGGAACACATATTGAATTTGAAATGAGAGAAATTCAGACAAGCTTTTTCAGCAGTTTTGAAGAAATGGCAGAACATGTTGACGATATTATCTATTATCCAGATTGCGATGATATGGACGATGTAGCACGTTATGTTATTAAAGAAACAGGAACATTTGGAGAAATGCCAGCTAGTCTTCAAGATTACATTGACTATGAATCTTATGGACGAGATTTAGAGTTAAATGGAAACTTTCTTGTTACAGCTCATGGTGTTTTTGAATATATAGGATAA
- the mobT gene encoding MobT family relaxase, with the protein MEEFLLEESSWVKELKEKRNEYGISQNKLAVAAGITRQYLSDIETGKVSPSAELQLSISKALERFNPDSPLEMLFDYVRIRFPTLDVKHIVEDVLRLKLSYMLHEDYGFYSYSEHYCMGDIFILVSGEEEKGVLVELKGRGCRQFENYLLAQERSWYEFFMDALGEGGVMKRLDLAINDKLGILNIPNLTEKCRNEECVSVFRRFKNCRSGELVRKDEKECMGNTLYIGSLQSEVYFCIYEKDYEQYKKNNIPIEDAEVKNRFEIRLKNERAYYAIRDLMYYDNPESTAFKIINRYVRFVDKEDKKPRSDWKLNNEWAWFIGENRESMKLTTKPEPYSFRKTLNWISRQVAPTLKMAMKLDEINNTQFINEIITNAELKEKHEKILKQQAAIVKEVITKRLPVK; encoded by the coding sequence TTGGAGGAATTTTTATTGGAAGAAAGCTCATGGGTGAAAGAATTAAAAGAAAAGAGGAATGAATATGGCATTTCACAAAACAAGCTTGCAGTAGCTGCTGGTATTACAAGGCAGTATTTAAGTGACATTGAAACTGGCAAGGTTAGTCCATCAGCAGAGCTTCAATTATCTATTTCAAAAGCATTAGAACGCTTTAATCCAGATTCACCGTTGGAAATGCTATTTGATTATGTTAGGATTCGATTTCCAACACTTGATGTTAAGCATATTGTAGAAGATGTTTTGAGGCTGAAACTGTCCTATATGCTTCATGAAGATTATGGTTTTTACTCTTATTCAGAACATTATTGCATGGGTGATATTTTTATACTTGTATCTGGAGAAGAAGAAAAAGGCGTGCTTGTGGAACTGAAAGGGCGTGGCTGCCGTCAGTTTGAAAATTATCTTCTTGCACAGGAGCGAAGCTGGTATGAATTTTTTATGGATGCACTGGGGGAAGGTGGTGTAATGAAACGGCTTGATCTCGCTATAAATGACAAATTAGGAATTTTAAATATTCCTAACCTCACAGAAAAATGCAGGAATGAGGAATGTGTTTCAGTTTTCCGCAGATTTAAGAATTGTAGAAGTGGTGAACTTGTACGCAAAGATGAAAAGGAGTGCATGGGAAATACGTTATATATTGGTTCATTACAAAGTGAGGTTTACTTTTGTATTTATGAAAAAGATTATGAACAGTATAAGAAAAATAATATTCCAATAGAAGATGCAGAAGTTAAAAATCGGTTTGAAATTAGATTAAAAAATGAAAGAGCTTATTACGCTATTAGAGATTTGATGTATTATGACAATCCAGAGAGCACAGCTTTTAAAATTATCAACAGATATGTTCGTTTTGTGGATAAAGAGGATAAAAAACCTCGCAGCGATTGGAAATTAAATAATGAATGGGCTTGGTTTATTGGAGAAAATCGAGAATCTATGAAACTTACGACAAAGCCAGAACCTTATTCATTCAGAAAAACTTTGAATTGGATTTCTCGGCAAGTTGCACCAACTTTAAAAATGGCTATGAAACTTGATGAAATTAATAACACACAATTTATAAATGAAATCATAACCAATGCAGAGCTTAAAGAAAAACATGAGAAAATTTTAAAACAGCAGGCGGCTATAGTTAAGGAGGTGATAACTAAAAGGCTGCCTGTCAAATAA